The following coding sequences are from one Cervus canadensis isolate Bull #8, Minnesota chromosome 4, ASM1932006v1, whole genome shotgun sequence window:
- the LOC122441021 gene encoding E3 ubiquitin-protein ligase TRIM69-like — MWEIKHINTVYGNLHSSLFPHALLSLIFLLGLSPLTLDPKTAHPNLVLSKNRTSVWHGDIKQVMPDDPERFDSSVAVLGSKGFTSGKWYWEVEVAKKTKWTVGVVRESILRKGSCPLTPEQGFWLLRLRNQTDLKALDFPSCSLKLSNNLNKVGIYLDYEGGQVSFYNAKTMTHIYTFSSTFMEKLYPYFCPCLNDGGENKEPLHILHPQ, encoded by the exons ATGTG GGAAATAAAGCACATAAATACTGTCTATGGGAACCTGCATTCATCCCTTTTTCCCCACGCCctgctttctcttattttcttactAGGCCTATCTCCATTAACTCTGGACCCTAAAACTGCTCACCCAAATCTAGTGCTCTCCAAAAACCGAACCAGTGTGTGGCATGGTGACATTAAGCAGGTAATGCCTGATGATCCAGAGAGGTTTGACTCAAgtgtggctgtgctgggctcaAAAGGCTTCACATCTGGAAAGTGGTACTGGGAAGTAGAAGTAGCAAAGAAGACAAAATGGACAGTTGGAGTTGTCAGAGAATCCATCCTTCGGAAGGGCAGCTGTCCTCTAACTCCTGAGCAAGGATTCTGGCTTTTAAGACTAAGGAACCAAACTGATCTAAAGGCTCTGGATTTTCCTTCTTGCAGTCTGAAACTGAGTAACAACCTCAACAAGGTGGGCATATATCTAGATTATGAGGGAGGACAAGTGTCCTTCTACAATGCTAAAACTATGACCCACATTTACACCTTCAGTAGCACGTTCATGGAGAAACTTTACCCCTACTTCTGCCCTTGCCTTAATGATGGTGGAGAGAATAAAGAACCACTGCATATCTTACATCCACAGTAA
- the LOC122439452 gene encoding GPI ethanolamine phosphate transferase 2-like, with translation MRLHDVGATLFISQALLTGSLPGFIDVVRNLDSPTLLEDSVVTRAKAAGKRIIFYGDETWVKLFPKHFVEYDGTTSFLVSDYTEVDNNVTRHLDKVLKRQDWDVLILHYLGLDHIGHISGPNSPLIGHKLSEMDSILMKIHTSLLSEERDTLLPSLLVLSGDHGMSEAGGHGASSMEEVNTALVLISSAFERKPGEI, from the exons ATGAGGCTCCATGATGTCGGTGCCACTCTCTTCATTTCCCAG GCGTTGCTGACAGGGAGCCTCCCTGGCTTCATCGATGTCGTCAGGAACCTCGattctcccacattgctggaagACAGCGTGGTCACACGAGCCAAAGCTGCTGGGAAAAGAATCATCTTTTATGGAGATGAAACATGGGTGAAATTATTCCCGAAGCATTTTGTGGAATACGATGGAACAACCTCTTTTCTTGTATCAGATTATACAGAG gtGGATAATAATGTTACAAGGCATTTGGATAAAGTACTAAAAAGGCAGGATTGGGATGTGTTAATCCTGCACTACCTCGGGCTGGACCACATCGGCCACATTTCTGGGCCCAACAGCCCCCTGATTGGGCACAAGCTCAGTGAGATGGACAGCATCCTGATGAAGATCCACACCTCACTGCTGTCAGAG GAGAGAGATACTCTGTTGCCCAGTCTGCTGGTTCTCTCTGGTGATCATGGCATGTCTGAAGCTGGAGGTCATGGAGCCTCTTCCATGGAGGAAGTAAACACTGCTCTGGTCTTAATTAGCTCTGCATTTGAAAGGAAACCTGGTGAGATTTAG